In Mycetocola zhujimingii, one DNA window encodes the following:
- a CDS encoding MarR family winged helix-turn-helix transcriptional regulator yields MSRKGGDLALLMLAGFRTLADRATAELARRGHDDFRPVHDFALHSILSGAENASELGRAMSVTKQAAARTIAVLEERGYVAREPDEADRRKMRLRVTERGTALLREGEAVFDEMRDELEKQVGAESLAKTEATLRALVGDNAIRLDSPGWAADVDSSGRS; encoded by the coding sequence ATGTCTCGGAAGGGTGGCGACCTAGCGCTGCTGATGCTTGCGGGGTTCCGCACCCTCGCCGACAGGGCCACCGCCGAACTGGCGCGCCGAGGCCACGATGACTTCCGACCGGTGCACGACTTCGCGCTTCACTCGATCCTTTCCGGCGCCGAAAACGCGTCGGAACTGGGCCGGGCGATGTCGGTAACAAAGCAGGCTGCGGCCCGCACGATCGCTGTCCTGGAAGAACGGGGCTACGTCGCCAGGGAGCCCGACGAGGCGGATCGCCGGAAGATGCGCCTGCGGGTCACCGAGCGCGGGACAGCTCTTCTGCGCGAGGGCGAAGCCGTCTTCGATGAGATGCGGGATGAGCTCGAGAAGCAGGTGGGCGCAGAATCACTCGCCAAAACGGAAGCGACACTGCGCGCGCTCGTTGGCGACAACGCAATTCGCCTCGACTCCCCCGGCTGGGCCGCCGATGTCGACTCCAGCGGTCGCTCCTGA
- a CDS encoding chloramphenicol phosphotransferase CPT family protein, which yields MSASRNPTVIVLNGGSSSGKSSIARALQEILPGVWLTFGVDTFIDALPGRGDSPRAGITYEHDGMITFSAEYRTLERSWYAGLSAMTAAGAHMILDEVFLSGGAGQESLRSTFGNTGMLWVGVRCAPDVAASREARRSDRAEGMARQQALSVHVGVSYDLEVDTTDRPAEECAWEIATQLGVQAPYRA from the coding sequence ATGTCTGCCAGTCGCAACCCCACAGTGATCGTGCTGAACGGCGGATCCAGTTCAGGTAAATCGTCGATCGCGAGAGCGCTTCAGGAAATCCTGCCCGGCGTCTGGTTGACCTTCGGCGTCGACACGTTTATCGACGCACTCCCGGGTCGGGGCGACAGCCCGCGAGCCGGGATCACCTATGAGCACGACGGCATGATTACCTTCAGCGCCGAGTATCGCACTCTCGAGCGAAGCTGGTACGCCGGCCTCAGTGCGATGACGGCCGCTGGGGCGCACATGATCCTCGACGAAGTTTTTCTCTCAGGGGGTGCCGGGCAGGAGAGTCTGCGTTCGACGTTTGGCAACACCGGGATGTTGTGGGTGGGTGTCCGTTGTGCGCCCGATGTTGCTGCATCCCGCGAAGCGCGGCGGTCTGACCGGGCAGAGGGAATGGCGCGGCAACAGGCCCTGAGCGTGCATGTCGGCGTGAGCTACGACCTCGAGGTGGACACGACAGACCGCCCGGCCGAGGAATGCGCCTGGGAAATTGCGACACAACTCGGAGTGCAGGCGCCGTACCGTGCATAG
- a CDS encoding alpha/beta fold hydrolase: MSAIAAIGTTIPGVAHHRAQINGTELHYVTAGTSGSPILLVHGWPETWWAFRGLIPLLAESHRVYALDLRGFGDSSNADTDYSEQALASDLHQLVNHLGAGPVHLLAQDISGGVAFRFAASHPDEVLSFTAVESSLAGFGLEALADVNAFGSWHVGFLGAPGIPSMLLPGHERELLEDWAYPMMNGTAGAIRAEDLDEFIRTYSRPSAWRGTEGLYRSLFTDQGETRALAEAQPLRLPVLVVDGANHPFTEQSFRPVAAGEFTAVHLEGVGHLVAQEAPAKLASVVLDFIERGEDR; this comes from the coding sequence ATGTCTGCCATTGCGGCCATCGGCACAACCATCCCCGGCGTCGCCCACCATCGAGCTCAAATCAACGGCACTGAGCTGCACTACGTCACCGCCGGGACCTCCGGTTCGCCCATCCTGCTCGTGCACGGCTGGCCTGAGACGTGGTGGGCGTTCAGGGGTTTGATCCCGCTGCTTGCGGAGTCCCACCGCGTATACGCTCTCGACCTGCGCGGATTCGGCGACTCGAGTAATGCCGACACCGATTACAGCGAGCAGGCCTTAGCCTCGGACCTCCACCAGCTCGTCAACCATCTGGGAGCTGGTCCCGTGCACCTTCTCGCTCAGGACATCAGTGGAGGCGTGGCGTTCCGGTTCGCTGCCTCCCACCCTGACGAGGTGTTGAGCTTCACAGCGGTCGAATCCTCCCTTGCCGGGTTCGGGCTCGAGGCGCTCGCGGACGTCAACGCCTTCGGTTCGTGGCATGTCGGATTCCTTGGCGCCCCAGGCATCCCTTCGATGCTCCTGCCGGGGCACGAGCGCGAGCTCCTGGAAGACTGGGCTTACCCGATGATGAACGGCACAGCCGGTGCGATCCGCGCCGAGGATCTCGACGAATTCATCCGCACCTACTCGCGACCGAGCGCCTGGCGCGGTACGGAGGGCCTCTACCGTTCCCTGTTCACGGATCAGGGAGAGACGAGGGCGCTCGCCGAGGCGCAGCCCTTGCGCCTCCCCGTCCTCGTCGTCGATGGCGCCAATCATCCGTTCACGGAACAGTCCTTCCGTCCGGTGGCCGCTGGAGAGTTCACTGCTGTGCACCTCGAGGGCGTCGGTCATCTGGTTGCCCAGGAAGCACCCGCGAAACTGGCATCCGTCGTTCTGGACTTCATTGAACGAGGGGAGGACCGGTAG
- a CDS encoding heavy metal translocating P-type ATPase, translating to MSRILDLARRYWPVTLTIIVGVAGLALALLGSGWLVQWLFSVYSLAIAAWQAVGMVRALLRREFGLDVLAITAIVSTVIVGEYIAALVVVLMLTGGEALEDFANARAKRELDALLDRAPQLAHRSVAGEYQDLPVNEVQVGDVLLVRPSEIVPVDGVLLSAGATLDQSSITGESTPVEKVAGDTVPSGAVNGQEAVAIRATATASASQYQQIVALVAHAAESKAPVVRLADRFAIPFTLFSLALAAVAWWLSGDPVRFAEVLVLATPCPLLIAAPVAFIGGMSRAARNGVIVKSGGVLEQLASAQTAVFDKTGTLTYGVPALSEIRAEHPFTEDEVLTFAASAEQYSSHVLAAAMISAAQERGLHLLEAESAREAVTNGVVARIQGRDVVVGKFAFVAQHAPNARRTEIAPGELAIYIAIGGLYAGALLARDHLRANAKATLQRLDTLGVKRSMMLTGDAAETAQHVASELGITRVRAECLPADKVTEVSNVRERPVIMVGDGVNDAPVLAAADVGIAMGAKGATAASESADAVILVDDISRVALAVRIGRDTVQIALQSIWLGIAISVVLMTIAAFGLIPATVGAVTQELVDLTTILAALRAIGGRLDKREQEADTAGVAQSAGTNAPITR from the coding sequence ATGTCTCGGATTCTGGATCTCGCACGGCGATATTGGCCGGTCACACTCACGATCATTGTGGGCGTCGCCGGTCTGGCGCTGGCATTGCTGGGCTCGGGCTGGCTCGTGCAGTGGCTGTTCAGCGTGTACTCATTGGCGATCGCTGCGTGGCAGGCCGTCGGCATGGTGCGGGCACTGTTGCGTCGAGAATTTGGTCTTGACGTCTTAGCCATCACCGCGATCGTTTCTACGGTCATCGTCGGCGAGTACATCGCAGCTCTGGTCGTTGTTCTGATGCTGACGGGTGGCGAAGCGTTGGAGGATTTCGCGAACGCGCGGGCCAAACGCGAACTGGATGCGCTCCTCGATCGGGCGCCTCAACTCGCCCACCGATCCGTTGCGGGCGAGTACCAGGATTTGCCGGTCAATGAGGTGCAGGTCGGCGACGTGCTGCTCGTGCGGCCGTCGGAGATCGTGCCGGTTGACGGCGTGTTGCTCTCTGCCGGGGCCACTCTTGACCAATCCTCCATTACCGGCGAAAGCACCCCCGTAGAGAAAGTGGCCGGCGACACGGTGCCGAGCGGCGCCGTGAACGGGCAGGAGGCTGTGGCGATCCGGGCGACGGCGACAGCGTCGGCCAGCCAATATCAGCAGATCGTCGCCCTGGTCGCTCATGCAGCCGAGAGCAAGGCACCGGTTGTCCGGCTCGCCGACCGGTTCGCTATACCCTTCACCCTCTTCTCACTTGCCCTCGCAGCGGTCGCCTGGTGGCTCAGTGGCGATCCGGTCCGTTTTGCTGAGGTGCTCGTGCTTGCCACCCCGTGCCCGTTGCTGATCGCGGCGCCGGTGGCATTCATCGGCGGCATGAGCCGGGCTGCGCGCAACGGCGTCATCGTGAAAAGCGGTGGAGTTCTCGAACAACTCGCATCCGCTCAGACTGCTGTGTTCGACAAGACCGGCACACTCACCTATGGAGTGCCGGCTCTCTCGGAAATACGGGCGGAGCATCCGTTCACGGAGGACGAAGTACTGACTTTTGCCGCGAGCGCCGAGCAGTATTCGTCGCATGTGCTCGCAGCGGCGATGATCTCTGCCGCCCAGGAGCGGGGACTCCACCTGCTCGAGGCGGAGTCAGCGCGAGAAGCGGTCACGAATGGCGTGGTTGCCCGAATCCAGGGGCGCGACGTGGTGGTCGGCAAGTTCGCGTTCGTCGCCCAACACGCCCCGAATGCCCGGCGCACGGAGATAGCGCCAGGCGAACTGGCTATCTATATCGCCATCGGCGGGCTGTACGCCGGAGCGTTGCTGGCGAGGGACCACCTGCGAGCCAATGCGAAGGCCACACTCCAACGGCTCGACACATTGGGAGTGAAACGGTCGATGATGCTGACCGGCGACGCTGCGGAAACAGCACAGCACGTCGCTTCTGAGCTGGGCATCACCCGGGTTCGCGCCGAGTGCCTTCCGGCTGACAAAGTCACCGAAGTGAGCAACGTCAGGGAGCGTCCGGTGATCATGGTCGGCGACGGTGTCAACGACGCTCCCGTGCTCGCAGCGGCGGACGTCGGCATCGCAATGGGCGCCAAGGGCGCGACAGCGGCGAGCGAATCCGCGGATGCCGTAATCCTCGTTGACGACATCTCCCGCGTCGCGCTCGCTGTCAGGATCGGACGCGACACCGTTCAGATTGCGCTGCAGAGCATCTGGCTGGGCATCGCCATCTCCGTCGTGTTGATGACCATCGCCGCTTTCGGCTTGATCCCCGCGACCGTGGGTGCCGTGACCCAGGAACTTGTCGATCTGACGACCATCCTCGCTGCCTTGCGAGCGATCGGGGGTCGCCTCGACAAGCGGGAACAGGAGGCAGACACCGCGGGTGTAGCCCAGAGTGCGGGAACGAACGCGCCGATCACCCGCTGA
- a CDS encoding prolyl oligopeptidase family serine peptidase → MTTIAPYGSWRSPISAHDLAESGHAVSEGTWVGDDVWWLELRPSEGGRFAVRTTGDNGDPIDVLPEPWNARTRVHEYGGGAWAADDDGTLVFAEFTDQRLYRLDRGSRSPVPLTSADSGFRFADLTWRDGEIIAVRETHSGDLVERDIVAVPVDGTADGNNEAIRSIVSGSHFLAYPRFSPDGTRLAWVAWDHPQMPWDGTELRVGDLDRAGQVGEWRTLAGSPTESLLQPEWRDDDHLTIITDRSGWWNLAEVDLQGEVTPLHPDEAEYGDALWFVGLAWYRLLADGRILASRTLGQSELVIIDPATGASSVVAQPLTHIVLGPVRGTSVLLAGGSAKDAPGLRRLDLESGEITVVRLSVDSLPDAGYLPIAESRTFAGDREVHAIVYPPRNVDFVAPDDELPPFVAFVHGGPTTRAPFVVNPAIAYFTSRGIGVVDVNYGGSTGYGREYRERLRGQWGIVDVEDTVATVLGLADAGLADRDRLGIRGGSAGGWTVLAALTSSDVFAAGTSYFGVAELTQFARDTHDFESRYLDGLIGPLPEAADLYQSRAPLNRVDNLSTPVLLLQGLDDPIVPPSQAELFRDALARKGIPHAYIAFEGESHGFRRASTIVSATEAELSFYGQVMGFDPVGVPPLELVSE, encoded by the coding sequence ATGACGACAATCGCTCCGTACGGATCCTGGCGCTCACCGATCTCCGCTCATGATCTCGCCGAGAGCGGGCACGCCGTGAGTGAGGGCACATGGGTGGGCGACGACGTGTGGTGGCTCGAACTGCGCCCGAGCGAGGGCGGCCGGTTCGCTGTCCGCACGACGGGTGACAATGGCGACCCCATCGACGTCCTGCCGGAGCCGTGGAATGCCCGGACCCGCGTGCATGAGTACGGCGGTGGAGCGTGGGCGGCTGACGACGACGGCACTCTCGTGTTCGCCGAGTTCACGGATCAGCGACTGTATCGCCTGGATCGTGGCAGCCGCAGTCCTGTACCGCTCACGAGCGCGGATTCCGGATTCCGCTTCGCAGATCTCACGTGGCGTGACGGCGAAATCATCGCCGTGCGCGAGACCCACTCGGGCGACCTCGTTGAAAGAGACATCGTCGCGGTGCCGGTGGACGGCACTGCCGATGGCAACAACGAGGCGATCCGCTCCATCGTTTCGGGTTCACACTTCCTCGCCTATCCGCGGTTCTCCCCCGACGGCACACGCCTCGCCTGGGTCGCGTGGGATCACCCGCAAATGCCATGGGACGGGACCGAGTTGCGCGTCGGCGACCTCGATCGAGCGGGCCAGGTCGGCGAATGGCGCACGCTCGCGGGTTCACCGACAGAGTCTCTTCTTCAGCCCGAATGGCGGGATGACGACCACCTGACGATCATCACCGACCGATCCGGGTGGTGGAATCTTGCCGAGGTCGATCTCCAGGGAGAGGTCACTCCGCTGCACCCGGACGAGGCCGAATACGGCGACGCACTCTGGTTCGTCGGGCTGGCCTGGTATCGGCTGCTGGCGGATGGCCGCATCCTTGCCTCCCGAACACTCGGCCAGAGCGAACTCGTCATCATCGATCCAGCGACGGGCGCCAGCTCGGTCGTGGCACAGCCGCTCACCCATATCGTCCTGGGACCCGTCCGCGGCACCAGCGTGCTGCTCGCCGGAGGCAGCGCGAAGGACGCACCCGGACTTCGCCGTCTCGACCTCGAGTCGGGAGAGATCACGGTGGTTCGGCTCTCGGTCGATTCACTTCCGGATGCCGGATACCTCCCCATCGCCGAATCCCGGACGTTCGCGGGAGACCGGGAGGTGCACGCCATCGTGTATCCGCCCCGGAACGTGGACTTCGTTGCTCCGGATGACGAATTGCCACCATTCGTCGCCTTCGTGCACGGTGGACCAACCACGCGGGCACCATTCGTCGTGAACCCCGCGATCGCCTATTTCACCAGCCGCGGTATCGGCGTGGTCGACGTCAACTACGGCGGATCGACCGGATACGGGCGGGAGTATCGGGAGCGGCTGCGCGGGCAGTGGGGCATCGTCGACGTGGAAGACACCGTCGCCACCGTGCTTGGACTCGCAGACGCCGGACTCGCCGATCGGGATCGCCTCGGGATCCGAGGGGGTTCGGCGGGCGGCTGGACGGTGCTCGCCGCCTTGACGAGTTCGGACGTGTTCGCGGCGGGTACCTCGTATTTCGGCGTGGCCGAGCTGACCCAGTTCGCCAGGGACACGCACGACTTCGAGTCCCGCTACCTCGACGGGCTCATCGGCCCGCTTCCGGAAGCGGCCGACCTTTACCAGTCGCGGGCACCGCTCAACCGGGTGGATAACCTCTCCACCCCTGTCCTTCTGCTTCAGGGCCTCGACGACCCGATCGTTCCGCCATCGCAGGCAGAGCTATTCCGCGATGCTCTGGCACGGAAGGGCATCCCCCACGCATACATCGCCTTCGAGGGAGAGTCACACGGCTTCCGTCGCGCGAGCACGATCGTGAGCGCGACGGAAGCCGAGTTGTCGTTCTACGGTCAGGTGATGGGGTTCGACCCGGTCGGCGTACCGCCGCTCGAACTCGTCAGCGAGTAG